Proteins from a genomic interval of Pantoea deleyi:
- the metH gene encoding methionine synthase, which yields MVLDGGMGTMIQRYGLEEQAFRGSRFADWPCDLKGNNDLLVLSQPQVIREIHDAYLAAGADILETNTFNATSIAMADYLMESLAAEINLEAARLARACADAWTAKTPDRPRYVAGVLGPTNRTCSISPDVNDPAFRNITFTQLVAAYREATRALVAGGADIIMIETVFDTLNAKAAVYAVQAEMEALGVALPLMISGTITDASGRTLSGQTTEAFYNALRHAEPLSFGLNCALGPDELRQYVAELSRIAESYVSAHPNAGLPNAFGEYDLDAARMAEQIGEWARAGFLNIIGGCCGTTPEHIAAMARAVDGVAPRPLPTLPVACRLSGLEPLNITAESLFVNVGERTNVTGSAKFKRLIKEEKYSEALEVALQQVQNGAQIIDINMDEGMLDAEAAMVRFLNLIAGEPDIARVPIMIDSSKWAVIEKGLQCIQGKGIVNSVSMKEGEAAFIHQARQVRRYGAAMVVMAFDEVGQADTRARKIAICRRAYRILTEQVGFPPEDIIFDPNIFAVATGIDEHNNYAADFIGACEDIRRELPHAMISGGVSNVSFSFRGNDPVREAIHAVFLYYAIRNGMDMGIVNAGQLAIYDDLPAELRDAVEDVILNRRNDGTERLLALAEKYRGGKGDEAQEQQLAEWRSWTVAKRLEYALVKGITTFIEQDTEEARQQMPRPIEVIEGPLMAGMNVVGDLFGEGKMFLPQVVKSARVMKQAVAWLAPFIEASKEAGRSNGKIVLATVKGDVHDIGKNIVGVVLQCNNYEIVDLGVMVPGEKILKTAREVNADIIGLSGLITPSLDEMVNMAKEMERQGFTLPLLIGGATTSKAHTAVKIEQHYSGPTVYVQNASRTVGVVSSLLSPTLREEFIARTRKEYETVRIQHARKKPRTPPIPLQAARDNATVIDWQSYTPPVPHRPGVSQVEVSIATLRNYIDWTPFFMTWSLAGKYPRILEDEVVGEEAQRLFADAGAMLDRLSEHSLLSPRGVVGIFPANRVGDDIHIYRDERREEILCVSHHLRQQTEKTDFANYCLADFVAPKTSGKADYLGAFAVTGGLEEDALAEAYDRQHDDYNKIMVKALADRLAEAFAEYLHERVRKVIWGFAPNENLSNEELIRENYQGIRPAPGYPACPEHTEKAAIWRLLAVEQQTGMKLTESFAMWPGASVSGWYFSHPESRYFAVAQIQRDQVEDYAARKGMPVSEVERWLAPHLGYDAE from the coding sequence ATGGTGCTGGATGGCGGCATGGGCACCATGATCCAGCGCTACGGGCTGGAAGAGCAAGCGTTTCGCGGCAGCCGGTTCGCTGACTGGCCCTGCGATCTGAAAGGCAACAACGATCTGCTGGTGCTGAGCCAGCCGCAGGTGATCCGCGAGATCCACGACGCCTATCTGGCCGCAGGGGCGGATATTCTCGAAACCAACACCTTCAACGCCACGTCGATCGCGATGGCGGACTACCTGATGGAGAGCCTGGCGGCGGAGATCAATCTTGAAGCCGCCCGGCTGGCGCGCGCCTGTGCCGACGCGTGGACGGCAAAGACGCCGGATCGTCCGCGCTATGTGGCGGGGGTGCTGGGGCCGACCAACCGCACCTGCTCGATCTCGCCTGACGTTAACGATCCCGCTTTCCGCAATATTACCTTCACCCAGCTGGTGGCGGCGTATCGCGAAGCGACCCGTGCGCTGGTGGCGGGCGGGGCGGACATCATCATGATCGAAACCGTGTTCGATACGCTGAATGCCAAGGCGGCGGTCTATGCGGTGCAGGCGGAGATGGAGGCGCTGGGCGTTGCGCTGCCGCTGATGATCTCCGGCACCATTACCGACGCCTCCGGCCGCACGCTCTCCGGCCAGACCACCGAAGCCTTTTACAACGCCCTGCGCCACGCGGAACCGCTCTCCTTTGGGCTGAACTGTGCGCTGGGGCCGGATGAGCTGCGCCAGTATGTGGCGGAGCTGTCGCGGATTGCGGAAAGCTACGTGTCCGCGCATCCCAACGCGGGTCTGCCCAACGCGTTCGGGGAGTACGATCTGGATGCCGCGCGGATGGCAGAGCAGATTGGTGAGTGGGCGAGGGCGGGGTTCCTGAATATTATCGGCGGCTGCTGCGGCACCACGCCGGAGCATATCGCGGCCATGGCCCGCGCGGTGGACGGGGTCGCACCGCGCCCGCTGCCGACCCTTCCGGTGGCCTGTCGCCTTTCTGGCCTGGAGCCGCTGAACATCACCGCCGAGTCGCTGTTTGTGAACGTCGGTGAGCGCACCAACGTCACCGGCTCAGCTAAATTCAAACGGTTGATCAAAGAGGAGAAATATAGCGAGGCGCTGGAGGTGGCGCTGCAGCAGGTACAGAACGGCGCGCAGATCATCGACATCAACATGGATGAGGGAATGCTCGACGCCGAAGCGGCGATGGTGCGCTTTCTGAACCTGATAGCGGGTGAACCCGACATCGCCCGTGTGCCGATCATGATCGACTCCTCGAAATGGGCGGTGATTGAAAAGGGTCTGCAGTGCATTCAGGGCAAAGGGATTGTGAATTCGGTGTCGATGAAAGAGGGCGAAGCGGCCTTTATTCACCAGGCGCGCCAGGTGCGGCGTTACGGCGCGGCGATGGTGGTGATGGCGTTTGATGAGGTGGGTCAGGCGGACACCCGCGCCCGTAAAATTGCGATCTGTCGCCGGGCCTACCGGATCCTGACGGAGCAGGTCGGTTTCCCGCCGGAAGACATTATCTTCGACCCCAACATCTTTGCGGTCGCCACCGGCATCGACGAGCACAATAACTACGCTGCGGATTTCATCGGCGCCTGTGAAGATATCCGGCGGGAACTGCCCCATGCGATGATCTCCGGCGGCGTCTCCAACGTGTCGTTTTCCTTCCGTGGCAACGACCCGGTGCGTGAAGCGATACACGCGGTCTTCCTCTATTACGCCATCCGCAACGGCATGGATATGGGCATCGTCAACGCAGGTCAGCTGGCCATCTATGACGATCTGCCAGCGGAACTGCGTGACGCGGTGGAAGATGTGATTCTGAACCGGCGCAATGATGGCACCGAGCGGCTGCTGGCGCTGGCGGAGAAATACCGCGGCGGAAAAGGCGATGAGGCGCAGGAACAGCAGCTGGCGGAGTGGCGCAGCTGGACGGTTGCGAAGCGGCTGGAGTATGCGCTGGTCAAAGGGATCACGACCTTTATCGAACAGGATACCGAAGAGGCGCGCCAGCAGATGCCGCGTCCGATTGAGGTCATCGAAGGCCCCCTGATGGCCGGCATGAACGTGGTGGGCGATCTGTTCGGCGAAGGCAAAATGTTTCTGCCGCAGGTGGTGAAATCGGCGCGCGTAATGAAGCAGGCGGTGGCCTGGCTGGCGCCCTTTATCGAAGCCAGCAAAGAGGCGGGGCGCAGCAACGGCAAAATCGTGCTGGCCACGGTGAAAGGGGATGTGCATGACATCGGCAAGAACATCGTCGGCGTGGTGCTGCAGTGCAATAACTACGAGATTGTGGATCTCGGCGTGATGGTGCCGGGCGAGAAAATCCTCAAAACCGCGCGGGAAGTGAATGCCGATATTATCGGCTTATCGGGCCTGATCACGCCGTCGCTGGATGAGATGGTCAATATGGCAAAAGAGATGGAGCGGCAGGGCTTTACGCTGCCGCTGCTGATTGGCGGCGCGACCACCTCGAAGGCGCACACCGCCGTCAAAATTGAGCAGCACTACAGCGGCCCGACCGTCTACGTGCAGAACGCCTCACGCACCGTGGGCGTGGTGTCGTCGCTGCTCTCCCCGACCCTGAGAGAGGAATTCATCGCGCGAACCCGCAAAGAGTATGAAACCGTGCGCATCCAGCACGCGCGTAAGAAGCCCCGCACGCCGCCGATCCCGCTGCAGGCGGCGCGCGATAACGCCACCGTTATCGACTGGCAGAGCTATACGCCGCCGGTGCCGCATCGGCCGGGCGTCAGTCAGGTGGAGGTGAGCATTGCGACGCTGCGCAACTATATCGACTGGACGCCGTTCTTTATGACCTGGTCGCTGGCGGGCAAATATCCCCGCATCCTGGAGGATGAGGTGGTGGGCGAAGAGGCACAGCGTCTGTTTGCCGATGCCGGTGCGATGCTCGACAGGCTGAGCGAACACTCCCTGCTCTCGCCGCGTGGCGTGGTCGGGATTTTCCCGGCGAACCGGGTCGGCGATGATATCCATATTTACCGGGATGAGCGGCGCGAGGAGATTTTGTGTGTAAGTCATCACTTACGTCAGCAGACCGAGAAAACGGACTTCGCGAACTACTGCCTGGCCGATTTTGTGGCCCCGAAAACCTCAGGAAAGGCAGATTATCTGGGGGCGTTCGCGGTGACGGGCGGACTGGAAGAGGATGCGCTGGCGGAGGCTTATGATCGCCAGCATGATGATTACAACAAGATCATGGTGAAGGCGCTGGCGGACCGTCTGGCCGAAGCCTTTGCCGAATATCTGCATGAGCGGGTGCGAAAGGTCATCTGGGGCTTTGCGCCGAACGAAAATCTCAGCAATGAAGAGCTGATCCGGGAAAATTATCAGGGAATTCGTCCGGCACCCGGCTATCCGGCCTGCCCGGAGCACACTGAAAAAGCCGCTATCTGGCGTCTGCTGGCGGTGGAGCAGCAGACCGGCATGAAACTCACCGAATCCTTTGCGATGTGGCCCGGCGCGTCCGTGTCGGGCTGGTATTTCAGTCATCCCGAGAGTCGCTATTTCGCCGTTGCGCAGATCCAGCGTGACCAGGTTGAGGATTATGCGGCACGCAAAGGGATGCCGGTGAGTGAGGTGGAGCGCTGGCTGGCACCCCATCTCGGCTACGATGCGGAGTGA
- the iclR gene encoding glyoxylate bypass operon transcriptional repressor IclR, translated as MATPVPVKRGKKPRSSPAAAPAGGQVQSLTRGLTLLELIADSHGSVALTELAQQAGLPNSTTHRLLSTMQQQGFVRQVGDLGLWTMGAHAFVVGSSFLQSRNLLALVHPVLRSLMEQSGETVNLAVLDLSDHQAVIIDQVQCTQLMRMSAPIGGKLPMHASGAGKAFLAHLGEDQVTALLHQKGLHYYTPKTLMSPQSLKENLAQVRKAGFSLDDEEHALGLRCVAAPIYDEHGDAFAALSISGPIARMTDDRITELGALVIREARQVTLAYSGR; from the coding sequence ATGGCAACGCCGGTTCCTGTAAAGCGTGGCAAGAAACCAAGAAGCTCCCCTGCCGCCGCGCCAGCGGGGGGACAGGTACAGTCGCTGACCCGTGGCCTGACGCTGCTGGAGCTGATTGCCGATTCACATGGCAGCGTCGCCTTGACCGAACTGGCGCAGCAGGCGGGCCTGCCAAACTCCACCACACATCGCCTGCTCAGCACCATGCAGCAGCAGGGCTTTGTCCGCCAGGTCGGCGATCTGGGTCTCTGGACGATGGGCGCGCACGCCTTTGTGGTCGGCAGCAGTTTTCTGCAGAGCCGGAATCTGCTGGCGCTGGTGCATCCGGTGCTGCGCAGCCTGATGGAGCAGTCCGGCGAAACGGTCAATCTGGCGGTGCTGGATCTCAGCGATCACCAGGCGGTGATCATCGATCAGGTGCAGTGTACCCAGCTGATGCGGATGTCAGCGCCGATTGGCGGCAAGCTGCCGATGCATGCATCAGGCGCGGGCAAAGCGTTTCTGGCGCATCTGGGCGAGGATCAGGTCACGGCCCTGCTGCATCAGAAAGGGCTGCACTACTACACGCCGAAAACCCTGATGTCACCGCAGAGCCTGAAAGAGAATCTGGCGCAGGTGCGCAAAGCGGGCTTTTCGCTGGATGATGAGGAGCATGCGCTGGGGCTGCGCTGCGTGGCCGCGCCTATCTATGATGAGCATGGCGACGCGTTTGCCGCGCTCTCCATCTCCGGCCCCATTGCCCGCATGACAGACGATCGCATTACCGAACTGGGGGCGCTGGTCATCCGGGAAGCGCGTCAGGTCACGCTGGCGTATAGCGGCCGTTAA